In Acidobacteriota bacterium, the DNA window GGTAGGTCGAGGTGTCGCCGGTGACCTGGAAGCGCAGATCCTCCGGGAAGTGCTCGCGGTCGTAGCGCAGGTGGAGGCGGGTGACGAAGGTGCCGCCGCCCTCGTCGAGCCAAAAGACGCCGAGCTGGCGCAGCTCCTGAGGCGACAACGGGGGCGAGGCGCAGGGGTCGCACCAGGACATGTCCCAGGCATACTCGAGGAAGACGGCGCGCTCGTTCTCGGCCAGGGTCTGCTGGCGGAACATGTCGCGATAGAAGCGCCCGAAGTCGCTCTTCACGAAAGGTGGGATCTCGTTGCCCGTCGGCAGCTTGACGGTGCGGTAGTTGGTGGTTTCCACCCGGCCATTGCGGGTCAGGGCGTAGACGAAGAGCTCTTGCTTGCCCCTCGCGTTGACCGTGCCGAGGCGGATCGGCAGCATGAATCGTGGGCTCTCGAAGGCCACCTGCAGAGGACGCAGCTTCTCGACGCCGAGGCGGCTCTGCTCCTCGAGGTTGACCTTGGCGACGAAGAAGTGCTGCTTCTGACGCAAGTAGGAGCCGACGACCGGTTCCGCCCCCGGCGGCAGCCGGTAGCCGCTCTCCTTCAGCCAGGTCACCAGGCCGCGGCTCTCCTTTGCCGACAGGATCAGAATGTCGTACTCCCCGACGGTGTACTCGGCCTCGATGGTGACCCCGAGGGCCTTGGCGCGCTTGGCCGCCGGTGCGTCCATGCGGGCTCCTTCCTCGCGCAGCTCGCTCTGGGCGAAGAGTCGGCGGCGCTGGTCGCGGGCGCAGGGGTCGTCGTCGAAGTACTCCACCAGCCGCGGGGCCGTGAAGGCGTCGAGATGATCGATCAATGCCATCTCGGCGACGTGGATCTGCCCCCGCTCGAGCAGCGTTGGCACCGGGATCACCATGGCGAACTCCCGCGGATCGCCTTGGTAGTCGTTGGCCATTGTCAGCACGGTGCGGTCGCCATCGCGCACCAGCACCACCTGCGAGGCCTCGTTGTAAAGGTTCGTATCGGCGCGCGCGACATAGAAGCCGCAGAAGGCGAAGGCCGGCGAAGCGGCGAGAAGTGAAATCGCCAGAGCGAGGCAAACGAGCAGGGGAGTGAGCTTGGAGAAAGCGCGCATGGGGCCCTCCTGGGGAAGTAGTCGTGAGAATTGCCGCCGCATCGAGGAGCCCGCGGCGGCGCCCGGCCAGCGATGCCGCTGGCCGGGAAGAAGACGGTCGATCAAGGGGACCAGCGGAGCGCCGAAGACGAGGGCGTAGAGCGCGCCGTTGGGGTGGTAGAGGGCCTGCTCGACGAACACCGCGCTGGCCGCGACCAGGCTTGCGAAGAGAATGCGCCCGGGGCGCGAATCGGGCGCCGTTCGCGGGTCCGAGATCATGAAGAAGGCGAAGATGAGGAGCGATCCACGGCTCATTTGATGCCACGGAATGGTCAGGGGATCGCCGAGCCAGAGGGCGCGTCCGAAGAGGGCGGCGCCAAGAGCCGCGAGAAAGGCCCAGGTGATGTCGGCCCGGGTGGTGCGGCGGATCACCAGGTTGCCGAGGCCGGCGACGGCGAAGGCCGCCAGGGCGGTCGAGCCCCACTGCCCGGCCGACACCCAGACCGCGCTCGGGGTCGCGAGTAGCAGCACCACCAGGGCGAACGCCGTGGGGTTGAAGACGTGCTTGCCGCGGCGCCGAATGAGGAACTTGCTGGCGATGGCGATCACCGCTGCCAGCACCGCGAGGGCCACTGAAGAGGTGCGCAACAGCAGGCAGAGAGAGAGTGACGAGATCAGGGCGCTCTTCGGATCGAAGGCTGCCAAAGCCAGCCGGCGCGTGAAGAAGAGTTGGGTCGCGAGAGCGCTGCCTACGATCAGCGCCGCGTTGCCTGGCCGCACCTCGAGATCGAGGGCGGTGAGGCCCCACAGCAGGAGGAGCGACAAGGCGGCGATCTGGAAGTAGCGCGGGTCGCTGCGGCGAATCCTCTCGAGAACTGTGTCCATGTCCTCTTCGACACCGGCGGTGGCGAAAAGGAAACCCGCGGCATCAGGTCGGCGATCCTTCGGCCAGGCGGGCGAGGTTGAGGAGCTGGCGGCGCATCATCACCAGGTCCCCCCAAGGCAAGGTGCGGGCGAGCAACCAGCCGTAGAGGCCGCGCGGGTAGGCGACGCGAATCTTCGCCACGAGTCGACTATGGCCGTCGTCCACGGCATCGACCCGGTAGCTGACGGCGAAGTCGCCGAACAGGCGGGTCTTGGTGAGCAGCAGGGTGATCTCCCTTTCCGCTGCGAAGGACACCAGCTCGAAGATCCCCATGAAGCGCTGGCCGACCTCCAGGTGCTCCAAGCCGGGGGTCAGTCGACTCGGGCTGCGCCGCCCCCAGTTGTCGATCCAGTCATAGCTGTAGGGATCGTGGCGTAGCTGGCACAGCCAGCGGAACAGGGTCGCCGCCGGAGCCGCGGCCGAAACGCCGCGAAACATCTCCTGCCCAGCGTCGGGGATCAGCTCATCGCAGCCGAAGGCCGAGCGCCGTTCGGCGGCGGTGGATCCCCAGATGAGGGCGGCAGAGGGCATGGATGGCTCCTTCGCCAGTCTACCCAACCCGAACAGCAGGCGGTCCTGCCAACGACCTTGTTTTACCGCAGATTGCGACATGTGGTCGCACCTTGCGATTCGCGGAAGCGGTGTCGAGGGAGCCCGATACTGCGCGAGCTCATGCTGAGCAACGGACACGGAAGGGATCGCAGGGCAGCCTCTGACCAATGGGATGGCATTCCCTCGATCCTGATGACCAGCATCTTTATTTTGAGCGTGCGTTGGGGGGGCGGCTTGCCGACCCTCCCAAGATTCCTCGAGATTCGTCGAGGAGCCATCGCACACCCGGCAAGGAGGAGAGAACGATGTTGTTGCAGCGAGAGAAGTCTGCACCCGATGATGGCGGAGATAGATCAGGCCGGCATGGGCCGGGGGAAAGGACCCAGCTGATCAAGAGGACTGCGATCATCTTGACCCTGACCCTCTGCAGCTTGCCGGTGGTGGCTCAGGAGGGTCCTCAGGACGAGGACGACATCCCGTTTGGAATCACCGAGACCATGACCGTTGTCAATCCGATGCCTCCGGTTCCCGACTATGACGGAGAGCCCTGGTATATCGATACGACGGTGGAGTCGCCGGACAGCTCGGATCACGATTCTCCAGGGGGTGGCGGTGAAGATCCCAACGGTGGCGGCGGAGGGAGTGACGGCGGTCCGGACGACAACCCTTGCTCCGACCGAGTGCCAAGACTGGAGAATTTTCGGCTCGCCTCGGGAAGCGGAGCGCCGCAGCGGTTGGTGTGGGGCGAGTCGGTGGTCTTTGACTACATTCTGGACGGACCCTTCGATGGGACCGGCGAGAACGCCATCGGCTTTATCCAGCAATGGGTTGAGTACACGAGGGATCGTGGAGCGCTGCTCTCGAAGCTGTCCGTCCCAGGGATCGAGCCTGACGGGCGGTGGACTGATCAACGCGCCTCGACTCTCTCGAGCTCAGGCTCTGCGGCGGAGCGGACGGTGATGAACCGAACGACCTACGGTGGTCAGCCCAACTTTCCTACTTCCGGGGTGCAGTTCCGGATGACACCGTATCTGCGGGCAAAGTGTTTGCCGACCAACGAGGTTTTCGAGATTGCGGGTCCCGAGGTTCGAATCGAGACGACCTTCTACGACAGCCTGTATTACGAGATTGAACCGCTGCAAGACTGTTCGGTGAACCGTGTGGAGATCTCGGACCAGGATGCCTGGTTTGGGACTCCGCTCGCGCAGTGGACGAAGGGATGCACCTCGACCGTCACCTTCCAGAGCGAGCGCCAGTCCGAGTTCACTTCGGAGTATGAGTCGTCGAACCAGTTCAGTGCCACGGCTTCGGCGACATTGTCCCAATTCGGTGAGTTGGGCGCCGCCTCCGAATTCTTGAGGCGCGAAGTCTTTAAGGTGCGCACGAGTCAGAACCTCAAGAGCACGACGCAGTATGGCGCTGGCTCCATCGTGGCAATCGGCGCGCGACCTCGAAAGCGAAGCGTAAATCTCTCCATTTGGAGGCCCCATCAAGGGGGCTGGAAGTTGGAGGCCAGGTCGTTTGAGCAGAACTTCTACGATCAGGTTTGGGAGGCGAGTCTGAGCTGCGGCACGAGTCCGGCGTTTCACTTGACTCCCTTTAATGCGGGCGCTGACTGCATCTCGCTGGGGGGGAATTGAACATGAGTCGTGTGGTCAAAATGTTGGGTGTCTCGGTTCTAGCCCTGATCTCGATTTCGGCTGCGGGTCGAGGGCCCGAAGAGCCCGTCGTGCCCTTCCTCAGCAGCCATCAGCCATCTCAGATGATCGAGCTGACGCGGTTCTTTGACGAGACCTACCGGATGGAAGCCGAAAGCGGCGAAGCCGACGTCGAACGACTCAACGAGCTGGGGCGCGGCCTGGTCACGCGCATGAAGGCGGTCGTTGCCTACATGGCCGAGGTCCGCAAGACCGGTGAGATGACCCGCTACCACCAAATGCGTCTCTATGGCGACCTGTTCGAAGTGATGGCGGTGGCCAATTTTGGTCGTGGGGGCGCCGAGCCCGCGGTGCTCCGTCTCGAGTCCCATGCCAGGCCTCTCCAGGGCACAGATCTCGAGATCGCGATCCTCGAGCGCATGGGTTGGATTTACTTCAAGCAAGAGATCGATGACGTGTACACGGCGGAGATTCGGAATCAGCGCCTGGTCGATGTCTACGCAAAGATCGCGGATCATCCCGAGTGGATGCGTCATCCGGACGACCGGATCAAGGCCCATCACGCCGCCCTGGTGCTCGAGCTTGCGACTTACCTGGAGCGCTCGGGAGACATCGGAAAAGCGGCGGATCGATTGGAACAATACTTCGATGGTTTGATGACCCACGATGTGGGCTTCGACACCGCCGGAATCGACTTCGCCTTGTCGAGCTACGGTCGGTTGGTGTCGGCGCTGCCGTTGCGCCAGGGTATCCGGGGGGACGAGTTCTCTCGCTGGGCGGATGCCAACGAGCGGCAACACCAGGGTTTGGCGAGTCCCTACGCCGAGCAGCCCTTGGCTCAGGATCTCGTTCGTGCCTACGAGGAACAAATAGAAATCCGGATCATCGCCAACCTCGAAGCGATGATGACGGAGGGACAGCTCGGTGGGCGTGGACGCTAGAAGTCACCGCGGTCTCTGACTTGCTGGCGGCGGTGGTGGGAGTCGCGCGGCCCACCGCCGCCGCCGTGAAGGCCCTTTGCGACTGTCGCGAAATCTGTTCTGATGCGCCGGCCATGCTGCCGTTCCGCATCCCCCGTTCCCAGCCCCTCCTCGAAGGCGTTCTCGAACGCCGCTACAAGCGCTTCCTCGCCGATGTGACCCTGCCCGGTGAGGGCACCGTCACCGCCCACTGTGTCAACCCCGGGGCGATGGAAGGTCTGGCCCGGCCGGGAATCCGAGTCTGGCTGTCGCGGGCCACCAACCCGGATCGCAAGCTCAAGTTCACCTGGGAGCTGGCCGAGGTCGACGGCAAGATCTTCGGTGCCGACACGACGGAGCCCAACCGCATCGTCAAGAAACTCTTGGAAGCCCATGCCCTGCCTTGGCTGGCCGGGTGGGACGAAATGCGGCCGGAGAAGAAGTACGGCGAGCGCTCGCGCATCGACTTCTGGCTCAAGCGCGGTCGCAAGGAGATCTTCCTCGAGGTCAAGAACTGCCATTTGCTGTATCCCGACGGCCGCGCCTACTTTCCGGATTCGGTTTCCGAACGCGCTGCTGGCCACCTGCGGGAGCTGGCGGCCCTGCGCTCCTGGAAGGCGCGCGGTGAGGTGCTGTTCGTTTGCCAGGCGCCC includes these proteins:
- the sfsA gene encoding DNA/RNA nuclease SfsA, with product MGVARPTAAAVKALCDCREICSDAPAMLPFRIPRSQPLLEGVLERRYKRFLADVTLPGEGTVTAHCVNPGAMEGLARPGIRVWLSRATNPDRKLKFTWELAEVDGKIFGADTTEPNRIVKKLLEAHALPWLAGWDEMRPEKKYGERSRIDFWLKRGRKEIFLEVKNCHLLYPDGRAYFPDSVSERAAGHLRELAALRSWKARGEVLFVCQAPGAKALRPSDAHDPTFAATAREVRGQGVSFAAIEVIHTPEEMVVTRRLPVDFKPYRSDRMTRWRRQNVALKGVPIGED
- a CDS encoding DUF2330 domain-containing protein, producing the protein MDTVLERIRRSDPRYFQIAALSLLLLWGLTALDLEVRPGNAALIVGSALATQLFFTRRLALAAFDPKSALISSLSLCLLLRTSSVALAVLAAVIAIASKFLIRRRGKHVFNPTAFALVVLLLATPSAVWVSAGQWGSTALAAFAVAGLGNLVIRRTTRADITWAFLAALGAALFGRALWLGDPLTIPWHQMSRGSLLIFAFFMISDPRTAPDSRPGRILFASLVAASAVFVEQALYHPNGALYALVFGAPLVPLIDRLLPGQRHRWPGAAAGSSMRRQFSRLLPQEGPMRAFSKLTPLLVCLALAISLLAASPAFAFCGFYVARADTNLYNEASQVVLVRDGDRTVLTMANDYQGDPREFAMVIPVPTLLERGQIHVAEMALIDHLDAFTAPRLVEYFDDDPCARDQRRRLFAQSELREEGARMDAPAAKRAKALGVTIEAEYTVGEYDILILSAKESRGLVTWLKESGYRLPPGAEPVVGSYLRQKQHFFVAKVNLEEQSRLGVEKLRPLQVAFESPRFMLPIRLGTVNARGKQELFVYALTRNGRVETTNYRTVKLPTGNEIPPFVKSDFGRFYRDMFRQQTLAENERAVFLEYAWDMSWCDPCASPPLSPQELRQLGVFWLDEGGGTFVTRLHLRYDREHFPEDLRFQVTGDTSTYQGRYVLRHPWRGTTTCQAADNYRRELGRRQRVEAETLASLTGWRLDQILTKSDIEALPATQETPWWRKLWGR